In Rhizophagus irregularis chromosome 7, complete sequence, a single genomic region encodes these proteins:
- a CDS encoding uncharacterized protein (SECRETED:cutsite_TSA-AV; SECRETED:prob_0.6940); SECRETED:SignalP(1-26), which produces MTRYTSHPFPFTLIITFIFFTVITSAAVINSPCKIEGHVEFFPDFNKDYLSGVITFSENKGGDKVIVDGIFTTDIGVDGIKDEDGNPRYRAELYNNKGVLLYDLTDSVFNNAIELVSFNKQYANLQICGSNSIIDKVVVIKKDGDEIARAEIYELLDYH; this is translated from the coding sequence atgaCGAGATATACAAGCCATCCGTTTCCATTTACACTTATAAtcacatttatattttttacggTTATCACTTCAGCTGCAGTAATAAATAGTCCATGTAAAATAGAAGGACATGTGGAATTTTTTCCAGactttaataaagattatttatctGGAGTAATCACGTTCAGCGAAAATAAAGGAGGAGATAAAGTTATTGTTGATGGAATATTTACTACAGATATTGGAGTAGATGGAATTAAAGATGAAGACGGAAATCCTCGCTATAGAGCagaattatacaataataaaggagttttattatatgatttgaCCGATTCTGTATTTAACAATGCTATTGAATtagtttcatttaataaacaatacgCTAACCTTCAAATTTGTGGTTCTAATAGTATAATTGATAAAGTAGTGGTTATTAAAAAGGATGGGGATGAAATTGCAAGGGCTGAAATTTATGAGCTATTGGATTATCATTAG
- a CDS encoding Nicotinamide/nicotinic acid mononucleotide adenylyltransferase 1 variant 2 produces MTTMASVKSNGISKKTQLPSPSATELEEDDPAVKLQPSDIKDYFFPAHRLKTQLEDDTKEPVVIVACGSFSPITYLHLRIFEMAKDYIHENTNFEIMGGYYSPVSDHYQKEGLAPSHHRVRMGELAVERTSTWLMVDAWESLQPEYTRTALVLDHFNEEINTKRGGVMTSRGKCRHVKVLLLAGGDLIESFKTPGLWLDDDLHHILGDYGCLIVERTGADVWGFLLGHDILYQHRKNVYVIKQLIYNDISSTKVRLFVRRGMSIKYLLPNSVIKYIQANGLYDT; encoded by the exons ATGACTACCATGGCTTCAGTTAAAAGTAATGGCATTAGTAAAAAAACACAATTACCTTCTCCTTCGGCTACTGAGTTGGAAGAAGATGACCCAGCCGTTAAACTTCAGCCCTCAGacattaaagattatttttttccagCGCATAGGCTTAAAACACAACTCGAAG ATGACACAAAAGAGCCTGTTGTTATAGTTGCGTGCGGGTCATTTTCACCGATCACGTATTtacatttacgaatttttg AAATGGCGAAGGATTACATCCACGAGAATacgaattttgaaattatggGAGGATATTATTCCCCCGTATCAGATCATTATCAAAAGGAGGGTCTAGCCCCGTCTCATCATAGAGTTCGCATGGGTGAACTTGCAGTAGAACGAACTTCAACTTGGTTGATGGTTGACGCATGGGAGAGTCTTCAGCCCGAATACACTAGAACAGCATTGGTACTTGATCACtttaatgaagaaataaaCACCAAACGTGGTGGAGTCATGACATCTAGAG gtaAATGTCGGCATGTGAAAGTTTTACTACTTGCTGGTGGTGACTTGATTGAATCTTTCAAGACTCCCGGTCTTTGGCTGGATGATGAT CTTCATCATATTCTTGGTGATTATGGATGTCTAATTGTTGAAAGAACTGGAGCTGATGTTTGGGGCTTCTTATTAGGCCACGATATACTTTACCAGCACAGA AAAAATGTCTAtgtaattaaacaattaatatataacgATATCAGCTCAACGAAAGTGCG ATTGTTCGTGAGGCGTGGGATGTCTATAAAATATCTTCTTCCTAATTCTGTTATTAAGTACATTCAAGCAAATGGATTGTATGATACTTAA
- a CDS encoding Nicotinamide/nicotinic acid mononucleotide adenylyltransferase 1 has translation MAKDYIHENTNFEIMGGYYSPVSDHYQKEGLAPSHHRVRMGELAVERTSTWLMVDAWESLQPEYTRTALVLDHFNEEINTKRGGVMTSRGKCRHVKVLLLAGGDLIESFKTPGLWLDDDLHHILGDYGCLIVERTGADVWGFLLGHDILYQHRKNVYVIKQLIYNDISSTKVRLFVRRGMSIKYLLPNSVIKYIQANGLYDT, from the exons ATGGCGAAGGATTACATCCACGAGAATacgaattttgaaattatggGAGGATATTATTCCCCCGTATCAGATCATTATCAAAAGGAGGGTCTAGCCCCGTCTCATCATAGAGTTCGCATGGGTGAACTTGCAGTAGAACGAACTTCAACTTGGTTGATGGTTGACGCATGGGAGAGTCTTCAGCCCGAATACACTAGAACAGCATTGGTACTTGATCACtttaatgaagaaataaaCACCAAACGTGGTGGAGTCATGACATCTAGAG gtaAATGTCGGCATGTGAAAGTTTTACTACTTGCTGGTGGTGACTTGATTGAATCTTTCAAGACTCCCGGTCTTTGGCTGGATGATGAT CTTCATCATATTCTTGGTGATTATGGATGTCTAATTGTTGAAAGAACTGGAGCTGATGTTTGGGGCTTCTTATTAGGCCACGATATACTTTACCAGCACAGA AAAAATGTCTAtgtaattaaacaattaatatataacgATATCAGCTCAACGAAAGTGCG ATTGTTCGTGAGGCGTGGGATGTCTATAAAATATCTTCTTCCTAATTCTGTTATTAAGTACATTCAAGCAAATGGATTGTATGATACTTAA